The proteins below come from a single Bartonella schoenbuchensis R1 genomic window:
- the ssb gene encoding single-stranded DNA-binding protein, giving the protein MAGSLNKVILIGNLGADPEIRRLNSGDQVANLRIATSESWRDRNTNERKERTEWHSIVIFNENLVKIAEQYLKKGNKIYIEGQLQTRKWQDQNGNDRYTTEIVLQKYRGELQMLEGRGAMDGGERMQDTSPLGGGDFGDSSFDRKEDFSQNSNYLEGNFSHQLDDDVPF; this is encoded by the coding sequence ATGGCTGGTAGCCTTAATAAAGTTATTTTGATTGGTAACCTTGGTGCTGATCCTGAAATCCGTCGTTTGAACTCTGGTGATCAAGTGGCAAATCTACGTATTGCCACCTCGGAAAGCTGGCGTGACCGTAATACGAATGAACGTAAAGAACGCACTGAGTGGCATAGTATTGTTATTTTTAATGAAAACCTTGTAAAGATTGCGGAGCAATATCTAAAAAAAGGCAACAAAATTTATATTGAAGGTCAATTGCAAACACGCAAATGGCAAGATCAAAATGGTAATGATCGTTATACGACAGAGATTGTTTTACAAAAATATCGTGGTGAATTACAAATGCTTGAAGGCCGTGGCGCTATGGATGGTGGCGAGAGAATGCAAGACACAAGTCCGTTAGGCGGTGGTGACTTTGGTGATAGTAGTTTTGATCGCAAAGAGGATTTTAGTCAGAACAGTAATTATTTGGAAGGGAATTTCTCACACCAATTGGATGATGATGTGCCGTTTTGA
- the glnA gene encoding type I glutamate--ammonia ligase: MTTVSDILKQIADNDIRFVDLRFTDPWGKLHHVTIDVTAISEDTFTDGVMFDGSSIAGWKTINESDMVLMPNPETAHMDPFFAQSTLVILCDVLDPVSGELYSRDPRSIAKRAEAYMKSLGIGDTVNIGPEAEFFIFDDVRYKNDPYNTGFKVDSSELPSNDDTEYEMGNLGHRPRMKCGYFPVPPIDSCQDMRSEMLTALKDMGVNVEKHHHEVAAAQHELGIQYDTLVREADKMQIFKYAVHQIANSYGKTATFMPKPIFGDNGSGMHVHISIWKDGKPTFAGNEYAGLSETCLFFIGGIIKHAKAINAFTNPSTNSYKRLVPGFEAPVLLAYSARNRSASCRIPFSSSPNSKRVEIRFPDLTANPYLAFSALLMAGLDGIKNKIHPGQAMDKDLYDLPPKELKDIPTVSGSLREALEALDKDRSFLKAGDVFDDDQINSFIELKMQEILRYEMTPHPIEFDMYYSV; encoded by the coding sequence ATGACGACCGTATCAGACATACTTAAACAGATTGCAGATAATGACATACGCTTTGTTGATTTACGTTTCACTGACCCGTGGGGTAAATTACACCACGTCACAATAGATGTTACCGCAATCAGTGAAGATACATTTACTGATGGCGTCATGTTTGATGGCTCTTCAATTGCTGGATGGAAAACAATTAATGAATCTGACATGGTGTTGATGCCAAATCCAGAAACAGCTCATATGGATCCCTTTTTTGCTCAGTCTACTTTAGTCATACTTTGTGACGTACTCGATCCTGTTTCTGGAGAATTGTATAGTAGAGATCCGCGTTCTATCGCAAAAAGAGCAGAAGCTTACATGAAATCCTTAGGTATAGGTGATACAGTTAATATAGGCCCAGAAGCAGAATTTTTTATTTTTGACGACGTACGTTATAAAAATGACCCATACAATACAGGCTTTAAGGTTGATTCAAGTGAACTTCCATCAAATGATGACACTGAATATGAAATGGGTAATCTCGGGCACCGACCACGTATGAAATGTGGTTATTTTCCAGTTCCTCCTATTGACTCTTGTCAAGACATGCGTTCTGAAATGCTCACTGCACTAAAAGACATGGGCGTAAATGTTGAAAAACATCATCATGAAGTAGCTGCAGCTCAACACGAATTGGGTATTCAATACGATACATTAGTTCGAGAAGCTGATAAAATGCAAATTTTTAAATACGCTGTGCATCAAATTGCAAACAGTTATGGAAAAACAGCGACTTTCATGCCAAAACCAATTTTTGGTGATAATGGCTCAGGCATGCATGTTCACATATCAATTTGGAAAGATGGAAAACCAACCTTTGCAGGAAATGAATACGCCGGATTATCAGAAACCTGCTTATTTTTTATCGGTGGTATCATTAAACATGCAAAAGCAATCAACGCTTTTACAAACCCATCTACTAATTCTTATAAGCGTTTAGTTCCTGGGTTTGAAGCACCTGTTCTTCTTGCTTATTCTGCACGCAATCGTTCGGCATCTTGTCGTATTCCATTCAGTTCCTCACCAAATTCAAAACGCGTAGAAATCCGTTTCCCAGATCTAACAGCAAATCCATATCTAGCATTTTCAGCGCTCTTAATGGCTGGCCTTGACGGCATTAAAAATAAAATTCACCCTGGACAAGCTATGGATAAAGATCTTTATGATCTGCCCCCTAAAGAACTTAAAGACATCCCTACAGTTTCAGGTAGCTTGCGGGAAGCGCTTGAAGCTCTTGATAAAGATCGTAGCTTTCTTAAAGCAGGAGATGTTTTTGATGACGACCAAATCAATTCTTTCATTGAATTGAAAATGCAAGAAATCTTGCGTTATGAAATGACTCCGCATCCTATTGAATTCGATATGTATTATTCTGTTTAA
- a CDS encoding ATP12 family chaperone protein, with product MRKILDDFNMPLDDDNPVYKVQKLSCQPLPKRFYKEVSIAHEEGGFSILLDGTPVKTPARRCLLMSTEALAALVAQEFTVQEESIDPGKMPITRLVNTVVDGIADNMQIIFEDLLRFVACDMIFYRAQTPKELVEQQCEQWDFLLDWVEEKLGARFNIAAGVMHIEQPWEAIQAVSNYLRKIESPYILAALHAMTTLTGSALIAFAVAEKKINLDNAWDIAHLDENWTKKQWGVDKEAMMRRAYKKSEFNAAAAIITACA from the coding sequence ATGCGTAAAATTTTAGATGATTTTAATATGCCGTTAGACGACGATAATCCTGTTTACAAAGTACAAAAGCTTTCATGTCAGCCACTACCTAAGCGATTTTATAAGGAAGTAAGTATTGCGCATGAAGAGGGAGGTTTTTCCATATTATTAGATGGAACCCCAGTAAAGACACCTGCGAGACGCTGTCTTCTCATGTCAACAGAAGCACTTGCTGCATTAGTAGCACAGGAATTTACTGTGCAAGAAGAGAGCATTGATCCCGGAAAAATGCCAATTACGCGTCTTGTTAACACTGTTGTTGATGGTATAGCCGATAATATGCAAATTATTTTTGAAGATTTATTGCGTTTTGTTGCGTGTGATATGATTTTTTATCGTGCACAAACACCAAAAGAACTTGTAGAACAACAATGTGAGCAATGGGATTTTTTACTTGATTGGGTAGAGGAAAAACTTGGTGCACGTTTTAATATAGCAGCAGGAGTTATGCATATTGAACAACCATGGGAAGCTATTCAAGCGGTGAGTAATTATTTACGCAAGATAGAATCCCCTTATATACTTGCTGCACTTCATGCAATGACTACTTTAACGGGCTCTGCCCTTATTGCTTTTGCTGTAGCTGAAAAGAAAATTAATTTGGATAATGCTTGGGATATTGCTCATTTAGATGAGAACTGGACGAAGAAACAATGGGGTGTTGATAAGGAAGCGATGATGCGGCGAGCTTACAAAAAGAGTGAGTTTAATGCAGCAGCTGCAATCATTACTGCCTGCGCGTAA
- a CDS encoding peptidylprolyl isomerase: protein MYIRIFAILTCIVHLFSFNALANEHNTLVLSLKNGDIVIRLRPDLAPKHVARIKQLTQEGAYNNVVFHRVIPGFMAQTGDVKFGKKDSTDFDLKRVGMGGSDYPNLVAEFSKQPFKRGTVGMARSQDPHSANSQFFICFDDATFLNEQYTVVGEVVKGMDVVDKIKKGTVSNNGSVTNPDVIDTAHLQRNQ, encoded by the coding sequence GTGTATATTAGAATTTTTGCCATTTTAACATGTATTGTTCATCTTTTTTCATTTAATGCTTTAGCAAATGAGCATAATACCCTTGTTTTATCTCTTAAAAATGGTGATATTGTTATTCGTTTGCGTCCTGATCTTGCACCAAAACATGTTGCTAGAATCAAGCAATTAACACAAGAGGGTGCTTATAATAATGTCGTATTTCATCGTGTTATTCCTGGTTTTATGGCACAGACAGGCGATGTAAAATTTGGAAAAAAAGATAGTACTGATTTTGACCTTAAGCGCGTTGGTATGGGTGGTTCAGATTATCCTAATTTAGTGGCAGAGTTTTCAAAACAGCCATTCAAGCGTGGTACTGTTGGTATGGCACGTTCACAAGATCCTCATTCAGCAAATTCTCAATTTTTCATCTGTTTTGATGATGCTACTTTTTTAAATGAACAGTATACTGTTGTTGGGGAAGTTGTAAAAGGAATGGATGTTGTCGATAAAATTAAAAAGGGCACTGTAAGTAACAATGGATCTGTAACAAATCCTGATGTTATTGATACTGCTCATTTGCAACGTAATCAATAA
- a CDS encoding P-II family nitrogen regulator has product MKKIEAIIKPFKLDEVKEALQKVGLQEITVTEAKGFGNQEEYTELYRGAQYVVDFLPKVKIEVVIADEILEQAIEAIRKAAQTKHSGDGKIFVSSIDDAIRIRTGESGIDAL; this is encoded by the coding sequence ATGAAAAAAATTGAAGCTATTATAAAACCTTTTAAACTGGATGAAGTGAAAGAAGCACTTCAAAAAGTTGGCTTACAGGAGATTACTGTAACAGAAGCAAAAGGTTTTGGCAATCAAGAGGAGTATACAGAACTGTACCGTGGTGCTCAATATGTTGTTGATTTTCTACCTAAAGTAAAAATTGAAGTTGTTATTGCAGACGAAATTTTAGAACAAGCTATTGAAGCAATACGTAAAGCAGCTCAAACAAAACATAGCGGCGATGGAAAAATATTTGTTTCATCCATTGATGATGCTATTCGTATTCGTACTGGTGAATCTGGCATTGATGCTCTTTAA
- the uvrA gene encoding excinuclease ABC subunit UvrA: MPHQKYISIRGAREHNLKNIDLDLPRNQLIIITGLSGSGKSSLAFDTIYAEGQRRYVESLSAYARQFLEMMQKPDVDQIDGLSPAISIEQKTTSRNPRSTVGTVTEIYDYMRLLFARIGIPYSPATGLPIENQTISQMVDQIMALPEGTRIFIMAPLVRGRKGEYRKELAELLRKGFQRAKVDGKFYEIPDIPPLNKKYKHDIDVVVDRLVVRHDITSRLADSIETCLQLANGLAIAEMADQPLTIKETSKESANKSKNETHKRLIFSEKFACPISGFSIPEIEPRLFSFNNPFGACPTCDGLGIQKAIDPAKIVPNENLTLKSGAIAPWFKSPSPYHNQILKALGKAYEFKLTDKWCELSDEARRAILYGTKTKEIPLIHEDESCSNTTTQYFEGVIPNMERQWKETDSAGSYKEIEYYMSSSPCRACNGYRLKPEALCVKIHEMHIGQVSELSILKANDWFANIDQYLNKKQRSIAARILKEIRKRLEFLNHVGLEYLTLSRNSGTLSGGESQRIRLASQIGSGLTGVLYVLDEPSIGLHQRDNGLLLKTLCHLRDLGNTVIVVEHDEDAILTADYVVDIGPAAGVHGGEVIAQGTPQEIMNNPSSLTGQYLSGKMAVTMPAKRRKISKSKVLKVIGAQGNNLKNINADIPLGTFTCVTGVSGGGKSTFLIETLFKAASRHIMGSHQNPAPYTKIEGLELLDKVIDINQSPIGRTPRSNPATYTGAFTAIRDWFAELPESKARGYQAGRFSFNVKGGRCEACQGDGVIKIEMHFLPDIYVTCDICQGKRYNRETLEVKFKGKSIADVLDMTVEKAEKFFQAVPAIHNTMKTLVKTGLGYIKVGQQATTLSGGEAQRVKLAKELSRKTTGRTLYILDEPTTGLHFHDVAKLLEVLHELVEQGNTVVVIEHNLEVIKTADWIIDLGPEGGDGGGQIVAIGRPEDIINIPESYTGKFLKELLLRRPLHNSDS; encoded by the coding sequence ATGCCTCACCAAAAATATATTTCTATTCGCGGCGCACGTGAACATAATCTTAAAAACATCGATCTTGACCTCCCTCGTAATCAATTAATTATTATAACAGGACTTTCTGGCTCAGGTAAATCATCCTTAGCTTTTGATACAATTTACGCTGAGGGCCAACGTCGTTATGTTGAAAGCCTTTCTGCCTATGCACGCCAGTTTTTGGAAATGATGCAAAAGCCAGATGTTGATCAAATAGATGGTCTCTCCCCTGCTATCTCTATTGAACAAAAAACCACTAGCCGCAATCCTCGTTCAACAGTTGGTACTGTAACTGAAATTTACGATTATATGCGCCTTCTCTTTGCCCGTATCGGTATTCCTTATTCACCTGCTACAGGCCTTCCTATTGAAAATCAGACAATCAGCCAAATGGTTGACCAAATTATGGCCTTACCAGAGGGTACGCGGATTTTTATTATGGCGCCTTTAGTACGAGGAAGAAAAGGCGAATATAGAAAAGAGCTAGCAGAACTTTTAAGAAAAGGATTTCAACGTGCCAAAGTTGATGGCAAATTCTATGAAATTCCTGATATCCCTCCTCTTAACAAAAAATACAAACATGATATAGATGTAGTGGTAGACCGCCTTGTTGTGCGTCATGATATTACTTCTCGTTTGGCTGATAGTATAGAAACCTGTCTGCAGCTTGCAAATGGACTTGCGATTGCTGAAATGGCAGATCAACCTTTGACAATAAAGGAAACCTCAAAGGAATCTGCCAATAAATCAAAAAATGAAACACATAAACGACTCATTTTTTCAGAAAAATTCGCCTGCCCTATATCTGGCTTTTCTATTCCTGAAATTGAGCCACGTCTCTTTTCATTCAACAACCCTTTTGGTGCTTGTCCCACTTGTGATGGGCTTGGCATTCAAAAAGCAATCGATCCAGCAAAAATTGTACCCAATGAAAATCTTACTTTAAAATCTGGAGCTATTGCCCCTTGGTTTAAATCACCCTCACCTTACCACAACCAAATACTAAAAGCGTTAGGCAAAGCCTATGAATTTAAACTCACAGATAAATGGTGTGAACTTTCAGATGAAGCCAGGCGTGCTATTTTATATGGTACAAAAACAAAAGAAATCCCCCTTATCCATGAAGATGAAAGTTGCTCTAACACAACAACCCAATATTTTGAAGGCGTTATTCCAAATATGGAACGGCAATGGAAAGAAACTGATTCCGCTGGTTCATATAAAGAAATCGAATATTACATGTCTTCTTCACCTTGCCGAGCTTGTAATGGTTATCGGTTAAAACCAGAAGCACTCTGTGTTAAAATTCACGAAATGCACATTGGGCAAGTATCAGAACTCTCTATCCTAAAAGCAAATGATTGGTTTGCTAATATTGATCAATATCTTAATAAAAAACAACGTAGTATTGCAGCACGTATTTTAAAAGAAATCCGTAAACGTTTAGAATTTTTAAATCATGTGGGACTTGAATATCTTACCTTATCTCGAAATTCAGGAACACTTTCAGGTGGAGAAAGTCAACGTATTCGGCTAGCATCTCAAATTGGTTCTGGTCTCACAGGTGTGCTTTATGTCTTAGATGAACCATCTATTGGCTTACACCAACGCGATAATGGACTTCTTCTAAAAACGCTGTGCCATTTACGTGATCTTGGCAATACAGTTATCGTTGTTGAACATGATGAAGATGCCATTCTTACTGCAGATTATGTAGTGGATATTGGCCCTGCTGCAGGTGTTCATGGTGGAGAAGTTATTGCTCAAGGTACACCGCAGGAAATCATGAACAATCCATCCTCGCTTACAGGCCAATATCTTTCAGGAAAAATGGCAGTTACTATGCCTGCCAAGCGACGTAAAATATCAAAATCAAAAGTACTTAAAGTGATTGGTGCTCAAGGTAATAACCTTAAAAATATCAATGCCGACATCCCTCTTGGAACCTTCACTTGTGTAACTGGTGTTTCAGGTGGAGGAAAATCAACATTTCTCATTGAAACTCTGTTTAAAGCTGCATCGCGCCACATTATGGGAAGTCATCAAAATCCAGCACCCTATACCAAAATTGAAGGACTAGAATTACTTGATAAGGTCATTGATATTAATCAATCACCTATTGGGCGCACCCCACGCTCTAATCCAGCAACTTATACTGGTGCTTTTACTGCAATCCGCGATTGGTTTGCTGAACTTCCTGAATCAAAGGCTCGTGGTTATCAAGCAGGACGTTTTTCATTTAATGTCAAAGGGGGGCGTTGTGAAGCATGCCAAGGCGATGGTGTTATTAAAATTGAAATGCACTTTTTACCTGATATTTATGTTACATGTGATATATGCCAAGGAAAACGCTATAATAGAGAAACGCTAGAAGTAAAATTTAAAGGAAAATCCATTGCTGACGTACTTGATATGACAGTCGAAAAGGCTGAAAAATTTTTCCAAGCTGTTCCTGCTATTCACAACACAATGAAGACTCTTGTCAAAACTGGCCTTGGCTATATCAAAGTTGGGCAGCAAGCTACAACGCTTTCTGGTGGTGAAGCTCAGCGCGTAAAACTTGCCAAAGAACTTTCACGCAAAACAACAGGTCGCACACTCTATATTTTAGACGAACCAACAACTGGTTTACATTTCCATGATGTTGCAAAACTTCTTGAAGTTTTGCATGAACTCGTCGAGCAAGGCAATACAGTTGTAGTTATCGAGCATAATCTTGAAGTCATTAAGACAGCTGATTGGATTATTGATCTAGGACCAGAAGGTGGAGATGGTGGTGGTCAAATCGTTGCAATTGGTCGCCCTGAAGATATTATAAATATTCCTGAATCCTATACTGGAAAATTTCTAAAAGAGCTTTTGTTACGCCGACCTTTGCATAATTCAGACTCTTAA
- the tgt gene encoding tRNA guanosine(34) transglycosylase Tgt has product MIKTFHYNKIAQDGQARLGEIITRRGRIRTPAFMPVGTVGTVKAMYMDQIRDLGADVILGNTYHLMLRPGAERVARLGGLHEFARWPEPILTDSGGFQVMSLSGICKITEKCVIFRSHINGAYYEMSPERSIEIQGLLDSDIQMQLDQCIALPASEKEIEAAMELSLRWAQRCKTAFGDQPDKAMFGIVQGGDNMKLRERSVQALKEMDLKGYAIGGLAVGETQDIMMAVLDATCSLLPENKPRYLMGVGTPDDILKSVARGIDMFDCVLPTRAGRHGLAFTRFGRINLRNARYAEDSRPLDPQSPCPAARDYSRAYLHHLVKSNEALGGMLLTWNNLSYYQQLMQGIRTSIKAGCYADFCAETSALWEQSNKALAH; this is encoded by the coding sequence ATGATTAAGACGTTTCACTATAACAAAATCGCTCAAGATGGACAGGCCCGTTTGGGTGAAATTATAACAAGACGTGGACGTATTCGCACACCCGCATTCATGCCCGTTGGAACGGTAGGGACCGTTAAGGCTATGTATATGGATCAGATACGTGATCTTGGGGCAGATGTTATTTTGGGTAATACTTATCATTTAATGTTGCGGCCTGGGGCTGAGAGGGTTGCACGTTTAGGAGGTTTACATGAATTTGCACGTTGGCCTGAACCTATTTTAACAGATTCTGGTGGTTTTCAAGTTATGTCCCTTTCAGGGATTTGTAAAATCACAGAGAAATGTGTGATTTTTCGCTCTCATATTAATGGAGCGTATTATGAAATGAGTCCAGAACGTTCTATTGAAATCCAAGGACTGCTTGATTCTGACATTCAAATGCAGCTTGATCAATGTATTGCATTACCTGCGAGTGAGAAAGAAATAGAAGCTGCTATGGAGCTTTCATTGCGTTGGGCACAGCGTTGTAAGACAGCTTTTGGTGATCAACCAGATAAAGCGATGTTTGGTATTGTTCAAGGCGGTGATAATATGAAATTGCGTGAACGTTCTGTTCAAGCATTGAAAGAGATGGATTTGAAGGGCTACGCTATTGGAGGACTTGCAGTTGGTGAAACTCAAGATATTATGATGGCGGTATTGGATGCTACTTGTTCTCTTTTGCCAGAAAATAAACCACGCTATCTCATGGGAGTAGGCACTCCAGATGATATTTTAAAAAGTGTCGCTCGAGGTATTGATATGTTTGATTGTGTTTTACCAACGCGTGCTGGGCGTCATGGTTTAGCTTTTACCCGCTTTGGTAGAATAAATTTGCGCAATGCACGTTATGCAGAAGATTCTCGCCCTCTTGATCCACAATCGCCTTGCCCTGCTGCACGTGATTATAGTCGTGCTTATTTGCACCATTTAGTCAAATCTAATGAAGCTCTTGGTGGCATGTTGTTAACTTGGAATAATCTTTCTTATTATCAACAGCTTATGCAAGGTATTCGTACTTCCATTAAAGCAGGATGTTATGCTGATTTTTGTGCAGAAACGAGTGCTTTATGGGAGCAAAGCAATAAGGCGTTAGCACATTAA
- the gyrA gene encoding DNA gyrase subunit A, whose product MTDLTPLTERDVLTGIEPVSIIEEMQRSYLDYAMSVIVSRALPDVRDGLKPVHRRILHAMNEMGLSFNKSYRKSAGVVGEVMGKFHPHGDASIYDALVRMAQDFSLRNPLIDGQGNFGSIDGDPPAAMRYTECRLEKISEELLTDIDKDTVDFQDNYDGREREPMVLPARFPNLLVNGSGGIAVGMATNIPPHNLGEVVDGCIALIDDPSITLDEMIKIIPGPDFPTGGIILGSSGIRSAYETGRGSIIMRAKVDIEEIRNNRQAIIVSEIPYQINKATMIEKIAELVRDKRIDGVSDLRDESDRDGYRVVIELKREAVADVVLNQLYRYTPLQASFGCNMVALNGGKPEQMTLLDILRAFVSFREEVVSRRTKYLLRRARERAHVLVGLAIAVANIDEIIALIRKASDPQIARAQLMERRWLAVDIAPLIKLIDDPRHIIHEDNTYHLSEEQARAILELRLQRLTALGRDEIADELNKIGVDITDYLDILASRSRIMGIVKDELNALREVFATPRRTVFGFGSADMDSEDLIAPEEMVVTVSHSGYIKRVPLNTYRAQRRGGKGRSGMATKDEDFVTRLFVANTHTPVLFFSSRGIVYKEKVWRLPIGTPQSRGRALINMLPLQQGERITTIMPLPDDEKDWGKLDVMFATMRGTVRRNKLSDFVQVNRNGKIAMKFGEEGDEILSVETCTEYDDVVLTTANGQCIRFPVSDVRVFVGRHSMGVRGINMGDSDKVISMTILKHVEATSTERSAYIKRVISERRAAGADDEDIVIGDEESEATVTELTDERYMELSAHEQMLLTVSEFGYGKRSSSYDFRISGRGGKGIRATDPSKTAEIGKLVAAFPVEAQDQIMLVSDKGQLIRVPVNGIRIAGRSTKGVTIFNTAKGEKVVSVERISEPEVNASEPDEEESEQHCNAVDASDEI is encoded by the coding sequence GTGACCGATCTTACTCCACTGACAGAACGTGATGTGCTGACCGGTATTGAGCCAGTTAGTATTATTGAAGAAATGCAACGCTCTTATCTCGATTATGCGATGAGCGTGATTGTGTCACGTGCATTACCTGATGTGCGTGATGGGTTAAAACCTGTTCATCGTCGTATTCTTCATGCGATGAATGAAATGGGCCTTTCTTTCAACAAATCTTATCGTAAATCAGCGGGTGTTGTCGGTGAAGTGATGGGGAAATTTCATCCCCACGGTGATGCTTCGATTTATGATGCATTAGTGCGTATGGCACAGGATTTTTCTTTGCGAAATCCGCTGATTGACGGGCAAGGAAATTTTGGTTCCATTGATGGTGACCCACCTGCAGCGATGCGTTATACAGAATGTCGTTTAGAGAAAATTTCAGAAGAACTTTTAACTGATATTGATAAGGATACTGTTGATTTTCAAGATAATTATGATGGGCGTGAACGTGAGCCTATGGTTTTACCAGCACGTTTTCCTAACCTTTTGGTAAATGGATCGGGTGGTATTGCTGTAGGAATGGCAACAAATATTCCTCCACATAATCTTGGTGAAGTTGTTGATGGGTGTATCGCTTTAATTGATGACCCCAGTATAACGCTAGATGAGATGATTAAAATCATTCCTGGTCCTGATTTTCCTACAGGGGGTATTATTCTTGGCAGTTCGGGTATTCGTTCAGCGTATGAAACAGGGCGGGGTTCAATTATTATGCGTGCTAAAGTCGATATCGAAGAAATTCGTAATAATCGGCAGGCAATTATCGTAAGCGAGATACCTTACCAGATTAATAAAGCTACAATGATTGAAAAAATAGCTGAATTAGTTCGTGATAAGCGCATTGATGGAGTTTCTGATTTACGTGATGAATCTGATCGTGATGGGTATCGGGTTGTTATTGAGCTTAAGAGAGAAGCTGTTGCGGATGTTGTTTTAAATCAACTGTATCGTTATACGCCACTGCAGGCCTCTTTTGGTTGTAATATGGTTGCGTTGAATGGCGGCAAACCTGAGCAGATGACGTTGCTTGATATACTCCGTGCATTTGTTTCTTTCCGTGAAGAAGTGGTGAGTCGGAGAACAAAATATCTTTTACGTAGGGCGCGTGAGCGTGCGCATGTTTTAGTTGGGCTTGCTATTGCTGTTGCTAATATTGATGAAATTATAGCATTAATTCGCAAAGCATCTGATCCACAAATAGCGCGCGCGCAATTAATGGAGCGGCGTTGGTTGGCTGTTGATATAGCACCTTTAATTAAGCTTATTGATGATCCTCGTCATATTATCCATGAGGATAATACATATCATTTATCGGAAGAACAGGCACGAGCTATTCTAGAGTTGCGTTTGCAAAGGTTAACAGCACTTGGTCGCGATGAGATTGCTGATGAATTAAATAAAATTGGTGTAGATATTACCGATTATCTCGATATTTTGGCATCGCGTTCACGAATTATGGGTATTGTTAAAGATGAACTAAACGCTCTTCGTGAAGTATTTGCAACTCCTCGGCGCACTGTTTTTGGTTTCGGTAGTGCGGATATGGATAGTGAAGATCTGATCGCACCAGAAGAAATGGTGGTGACGGTTAGTCATAGTGGCTATATTAAACGTGTGCCTTTAAATACGTACCGTGCCCAACGTCGTGGAGGTAAAGGGCGTTCTGGTATGGCTACAAAAGATGAGGATTTTGTAACTCGTTTATTTGTAGCTAATACACATACGCCGGTTCTTTTCTTTTCATCACGTGGAATTGTTTATAAAGAGAAGGTTTGGCGTTTGCCTATTGGTACGCCGCAATCGCGTGGGCGAGCTTTAATTAATATGCTGCCCTTGCAACAAGGTGAGCGTATAACAACAATTATGCCTTTACCAGATGATGAGAAAGATTGGGGCAAACTTGATGTTATGTTTGCAACAATGCGTGGGACTGTACGTCGCAATAAATTATCGGATTTTGTTCAAGTTAACCGTAATGGTAAAATTGCAATGAAATTTGGTGAAGAAGGAGATGAGATTCTTTCCGTAGAGACCTGTACAGAGTATGATGATGTTGTCCTTACAACGGCGAATGGACAATGTATTCGTTTTCCTGTGAGTGATGTTCGTGTGTTTGTTGGGCGTCATTCAATGGGGGTACGTGGTATCAATATGGGTGATAGTGATAAAGTCATTTCTATGACTATTTTAAAGCATGTTGAAGCTACGTCGACTGAGCGTTCTGCCTATATTAAACGCGTGATCAGTGAACGGCGTGCAGCTGGTGCAGATGATGAAGATATTGTCATTGGTGATGAAGAGTCAGAAGCAACCGTAACAGAATTAACAGATGAACGTTATATGGAACTTAGTGCCCATGAACAAATGCTCTTAACAGTTAGTGAGTTTGGTTATGGGAAACGGTCTTCCTCTTATGATTTCCGTATTTCAGGACGTGGCGGAAAAGGGATTCGCGCAACCGACCCATCTAAAACAGCTGAAATTGGTAAGTTAGTGGCAGCCTTTCCGGTGGAAGCACAAGATCAAATTATGCTTGTCTCAGATAAAGGGCAGCTTATTCGTGTTCCTGTTAATGGTATTCGCATAGCTGGTCGTTCAACCAAGGGGGTAACGATCTTTAATACAGCAAAAGGTGAGAAGGTTGTATCTGTTGAGCGTATTTCTGAGCCTGAAGTTAATGCTAGCGAACCAGATGAGGAAGAAAGTGAGCAGCATTGCAATGCGGTTGATGCGAGCGACGAAATATAA